A portion of the Mycobacterium paraseoulense genome contains these proteins:
- the efeB gene encoding iron uptake transporter deferrochelatase/peroxidase subunit: MTDDTTDPEEAAAVSRRRMIGGAVLAGLTGAAAGGFAGHAMAAGRNGGPGGGDDNVDLRRSYPFYGQPHQGGIATPPQRYAMFMSFSLAAGTRTELQTLLARWSAAAAVLQQGRPVGTVQPQAEVQPPADTGEAYGLSPASLTVTIGLGPSLFGDRFGLAPRRPAVFSDLPPLNGDDLDPRLRGGDLSVQACADDPQVCYHAVRNLARLGRDIVSPSWAVLGFGRASAGPGQHTPRNLLGFKDGTRNIATDAEYDRFVWVDDDQPWMRGGTYQVVRKIRMLLETWDVDRIGNQQRIFGRTKEEGAPLSGKTEFDTPDFAAKGADGNPLIDPMSHVGLAARENNDGSMIRRRSYNYTDGLDADGQLDAGLLFISYQKDPQDFIRLQNRLGAHDLLNEYIRHIGSAIFAVPPAPAEGHYIAQDLFG; this comes from the coding sequence GTGACCGACGACACGACCGATCCCGAGGAAGCAGCGGCGGTTTCACGCCGGCGCATGATCGGCGGCGCCGTGTTGGCCGGGCTTACCGGCGCCGCGGCCGGCGGCTTCGCGGGTCACGCGATGGCGGCCGGGCGCAACGGCGGCCCGGGTGGCGGCGACGACAACGTCGATCTGCGTCGTAGCTATCCTTTCTACGGCCAGCCGCACCAGGGCGGAATTGCCACGCCCCCACAGCGTTACGCCATGTTCATGTCCTTCTCGCTGGCCGCCGGCACGCGCACCGAGCTGCAGACCCTGTTGGCACGCTGGTCCGCCGCGGCGGCGGTCCTGCAGCAGGGCAGGCCCGTCGGCACAGTTCAGCCGCAGGCCGAGGTGCAGCCCCCGGCGGATACCGGGGAGGCCTACGGGCTGAGCCCGGCCAGTCTCACCGTCACCATCGGACTGGGGCCGTCGCTGTTCGGTGATCGGTTCGGGCTCGCCCCGCGCCGGCCCGCGGTGTTCAGCGATCTGCCGCCACTCAACGGGGACGACCTGGACCCCCGGTTGCGCGGCGGCGATCTGTCGGTGCAAGCCTGCGCCGATGACCCGCAGGTCTGCTATCACGCGGTGCGTAACCTCGCCCGGCTGGGCCGCGACATCGTCTCACCGTCCTGGGCCGTGCTGGGATTCGGGCGCGCCTCGGCCGGCCCGGGCCAGCACACCCCGAGAAATCTTTTGGGATTCAAGGACGGGACCCGCAACATCGCCACGGATGCGGAGTACGACCGGTTCGTCTGGGTCGACGACGACCAGCCGTGGATGCGCGGCGGGACGTATCAAGTCGTGCGGAAGATCCGGATGCTGCTCGAGACCTGGGACGTCGACCGCATCGGCAACCAGCAGCGGATCTTCGGTCGCACCAAAGAAGAGGGCGCGCCGCTGAGCGGCAAGACCGAGTTCGATACTCCCGACTTCGCCGCCAAGGGCGCCGACGGCAATCCGCTCATCGACCCGATGTCCCACGTCGGCCTGGCCGCCCGGGAGAACAATGACGGCAGCATGATCCGGCGACGGTCCTACAACTACACCGATGGCCTCGACGCCGACGGACAACTCGACGCGGGCCTGCTGTTCATCTCGTATCAAAAGGATCCGCAAGATTTTATTCGTCTGCAGAACCGGTTGGGCGCCCACGACCTGCTCAACGAATACATCCGCCACATCGGTTCAGCAATCTTCGCGGTGCCGCCCGCGCCCGCCGAAGGCCACTACATCGCGCAAGACCTTTTCGGCTAA
- the efeO gene encoding iron uptake system protein EfeO, with product MAACSVTACSHPSGNAGRLEDGKSGGGTHAVKVTLANDGGKDGCALDITSVAAGPVTFTVANRNAPGISEVELLSGQRIVGEKEDLAPGLDPVSFTVTLDGGPYQLYCPGASNEYQTLTVTGRAAVGPTGTVANILSQGTKDYAAYVVNQIAQLGDGVRALDAAVRSGNIAAAKAAYAKARLFWERSESAVEGFILVGFAVGDNAGSLDYLIDMRESTPVDAKVGWKGFHAIERDLWQGKAITPATLASSSELVGNVVKLTAIVALLHYQPEDLANGASDLIEEIQNTKITGEEEAFSHIDLVDFSGNVEGAQQAYASLRPGLQQIDGKLVSRIDEQFRTVLATLDGYRDSSALGGFQTYTAALKATDAPKLTAVVQPLHQSLSTIAQKVVSAG from the coding sequence ATGGCGGCGTGTTCTGTGACCGCCTGCAGTCATCCGAGTGGCAACGCGGGGCGCCTCGAGGACGGGAAATCCGGCGGCGGCACCCACGCGGTCAAGGTCACCTTGGCCAATGACGGCGGCAAAGACGGCTGCGCCCTGGACATCACCAGCGTCGCCGCCGGGCCGGTGACCTTCACGGTGGCGAACAGGAACGCGCCGGGGATCAGCGAAGTCGAATTGCTCAGCGGCCAGCGGATCGTCGGCGAGAAAGAGGACCTCGCTCCCGGCCTGGATCCGGTGTCGTTCACCGTCACCCTGGACGGCGGCCCGTATCAGCTGTATTGCCCCGGCGCGAGCAACGAATACCAGACCTTGACGGTGACGGGCCGGGCGGCGGTGGGGCCGACAGGCACCGTCGCAAACATCCTCAGCCAGGGGACCAAGGACTACGCGGCTTACGTCGTCAATCAGATCGCTCAGCTCGGTGACGGGGTCAGGGCGCTGGACGCCGCGGTGCGGTCGGGCAACATCGCCGCCGCAAAGGCCGCCTACGCCAAGGCGCGCCTCTTCTGGGAGCGTTCGGAGTCCGCGGTCGAGGGTTTCATCTTGGTGGGATTCGCGGTCGGCGACAATGCCGGCAGCCTGGACTACCTGATCGATATGCGCGAGTCCACGCCCGTCGATGCGAAGGTCGGCTGGAAGGGATTCCACGCCATCGAGCGCGACCTGTGGCAGGGCAAAGCGATCACCCCCGCCACGTTGGCGTCCAGCTCCGAATTGGTCGGCAACGTCGTCAAGTTGACCGCTATCGTCGCCCTCCTGCACTACCAGCCGGAAGACTTGGCCAACGGTGCCAGCGATTTGATCGAAGAGATCCAGAACACCAAGATCACCGGGGAGGAGGAGGCCTTCAGCCACATCGACCTGGTCGACTTCTCCGGCAACGTGGAAGGCGCCCAACAGGCCTACGCGTCGCTGCGGCCGGGCCTGCAGCAGATCGACGGCAAGCTGGTCAGCCGGATCGATGAGCAATTCCGCACGGTGCTGGCGACTTTGGACGGGTACCGCGACTCCTCCGCGCTGGGCGGCTTCCAGACCTACACCGCGGCGCTGAAGGCCACCGACGCGCCGAAGCTGACCGCGGTTGTCCAGCCGCTGCACCAGAGCCTGTCGACGATCGCGCAAAAAGTCGTCTCGGCGGGCTGA
- a CDS encoding DUF3097 family protein, producing MVDRYGIDVLAAGRRKPRSAEHPAELGLVVEDVQSGYVGAVVRVEYGRVELEDRRGHVRGFPLGPGYLLEGRPVILTAPRRAAPAAAGRTASGSVAVPGARARVARASRIYVEGRHDAELIAQVWGEDLRIEGVVVEHLGGVDDLVDIVSEFAPAPGRRLGVLVDHLVTGSKEARIADAVRRGPGGTDTLVVGHPYVDIWQAVKPQRLGLAGWPDVPRHIEWKHGACRALGLPHANQADIARAWRHIRSRVRDWNDLEPALISRVEELIDFVTQQSP from the coding sequence GTGGTTGATCGCTATGGAATCGATGTGCTTGCCGCGGGCCGGCGCAAGCCCCGCTCTGCCGAGCACCCCGCCGAACTCGGTCTGGTGGTCGAGGACGTGCAGAGCGGATACGTGGGCGCGGTGGTACGAGTCGAGTACGGGCGGGTCGAACTGGAAGACCGGCGCGGGCACGTGCGCGGATTTCCGCTGGGCCCAGGCTATTTGCTCGAGGGCCGTCCGGTGATCCTCACGGCGCCGCGGCGGGCGGCGCCCGCCGCCGCCGGACGGACGGCGTCCGGCTCGGTCGCCGTGCCGGGCGCGCGCGCCCGGGTCGCCCGCGCCAGCCGGATCTACGTCGAGGGCCGCCACGACGCGGAACTCATCGCGCAGGTATGGGGCGAGGACCTGCGGATCGAGGGTGTCGTCGTCGAGCACCTCGGCGGCGTCGACGACTTGGTGGACATCGTGTCCGAGTTCGCGCCCGCACCCGGGCGCCGGCTCGGTGTGCTCGTCGATCACCTCGTCACCGGTTCGAAGGAAGCGCGGATCGCCGACGCGGTGCGGCGCGGGCCGGGTGGTACCGACACCCTGGTCGTCGGTCATCCCTATGTCGACATCTGGCAAGCCGTGAAGCCCCAGCGGCTCGGGTTGGCCGGCTGGCCGGATGTGCCGCGGCACATCGAGTGGAAGCACGGTGCGTGCCGGGCGCTCGGCCTGCCCCACGCCAACCAGGCGGACATCGCCAGGGCCTGGCGCCACATTCGGTCCCGGGTGCGTGACTGGAACGACCTGGAGCCGGCGCTGATCAGCCGCGTCGAGGAACTCATCGACTTCGTGACGCAGCAGTCCCCGTGA
- a CDS encoding DUF3349 domain-containing protein, with the protein MDLALWVSSILAFVRAGYPAGMPTTGYAPLAALARRRLCDDEIKAIATKLMRRQFWPINPVDIGVEITRITNQLPLPGDVERVEHRLHAIRCARG; encoded by the coding sequence ATGGACCTGGCACTTTGGGTGTCGAGCATTCTGGCTTTCGTGCGGGCCGGCTACCCCGCCGGAATGCCCACGACCGGGTATGCGCCCCTGGCCGCCCTGGCTCGCCGACGGCTGTGCGACGACGAGATCAAGGCCATCGCAACCAAACTCATGAGGCGCCAATTCTGGCCGATCAATCCCGTTGATATCGGCGTCGAAATCACCCGGATCACGAACCAATTGCCCTTGCCCGGCGACGTCGAGCGGGTCGAGCATCGCCTTCATGCGATCCGCTGCGCGCGGGGATAG
- a CDS encoding patatin-like phospholipase family protein, with the protein MEAAVSASRADLVCEGGGVRGIGLVGALDALSAAGYRFPRVAGSSAGAVVASLVAALQVAGEPLSRLAEVMRTIDYRKFLDRNLIGAVPLIGGALSLLVSDGVYRGAYLERLLAGLLADMGVRTFGDLRTGEEPDQFAWSLVVTASDLSRRRLVRIPWDLGSYGIDPDDFPVARAVHASSAIPYVFEPVRVGGATWVDGGLLSDFPVELFDRPDAEPRWPTFGIRLSARPGIPPTHPVHGPVSLGIAAIETLVSNQDNAYIDDPCTVRRTIFVPADEVSPIDFNITAEQRDALYQRGLRAGQEFLRTWNYPDYLAACGGPAKDAP; encoded by the coding sequence ATGGAGGCGGCCGTGAGCGCGTCCCGCGCGGATCTGGTGTGCGAGGGGGGCGGCGTCCGGGGGATCGGGCTGGTCGGCGCGCTCGACGCGCTGTCCGCGGCCGGCTACCGGTTTCCGCGCGTCGCGGGGAGCAGCGCGGGCGCGGTCGTCGCGTCGCTGGTAGCCGCGCTGCAGGTCGCGGGCGAGCCGCTCAGCCGGCTCGCGGAGGTGATGCGGACCATCGACTACCGGAAGTTTCTGGACCGCAACCTGATCGGCGCGGTGCCCCTGATCGGTGGGGCGCTGTCGCTGTTGGTCTCCGACGGTGTCTACCGCGGTGCCTATTTGGAGCGGCTGCTCGCCGGCCTGCTGGCCGACATGGGTGTGCGGACGTTCGGCGACTTACGCACGGGCGAAGAGCCGGACCAGTTCGCGTGGTCGCTCGTGGTGACGGCCAGCGACCTGTCGCGGCGCCGGCTGGTGCGCATCCCGTGGGATCTCGGTTCCTACGGGATCGACCCCGACGACTTTCCGGTGGCCCGCGCCGTGCACGCCTCGTCGGCGATTCCCTATGTGTTCGAGCCCGTCCGGGTGGGCGGCGCCACCTGGGTCGACGGCGGCTTATTGTCCGATTTCCCGGTGGAGCTGTTCGACCGGCCCGACGCGGAGCCGCGATGGCCGACCTTCGGCATCCGGTTGTCCGCACGACCCGGCATCCCGCCCACCCATCCGGTCCACGGGCCAGTCTCCTTGGGAATCGCCGCGATAGAGACACTGGTGAGCAACCAGGACAACGCATACATCGACGATCCGTGCACCGTACGGCGCACCATCTTCGTTCCCGCCGACGAGGTCAGCCCGATCGACTTCAACATCACCGCCGAGCAACGCGACGCGCTGTATCAACGAGGATTGCGGGCGGGCCAAGAGTTTCTGCGGACCTGGAACTACCCGGACTACCTGGCCGCATGCGGCGGTCCGGCGAAGGACGCGCCGTAG
- a CDS encoding ABC transporter ATP-binding protein, with the protein MASVTFEQATRRYAGADRPALDGLDLEVGDGEFVVLVGPSGCGKTTSLRMVAGLETLDSGRIRIGDRDVTTVDPKDRDVAMVFQNYALYPHMTVAQNMGFALKIAKTPKAEIRDRVLDAAKLLDLQPYLDRKPKDLSGGQRQRVAMGRAIVRRPQVFLMDEPLSNLDAKLRVQTRNQIAALQRRLGTTTVYVTHDQVEAMTMGDRVAVLCDGVLQQFAAPRELYRNPVNIFVAGFIGSPAMNLFTLPIVDSTVSLGDWPIPLPRELAGTASEVVVGVRPEHFELGALGVEMEVDVVEELGADAYIYGRITGSGKVIDQPVVARADGRRPPEKGSRVRLHPEPGHLHFFDVDGQRIC; encoded by the coding sequence ATGGCCTCGGTAACTTTCGAGCAGGCGACGCGGCGCTACGCCGGAGCCGATCGTCCGGCCCTGGACGGCCTCGATCTGGAGGTCGGTGACGGCGAGTTCGTCGTGCTGGTCGGCCCCTCCGGATGCGGGAAGACGACCTCGCTGCGGATGGTAGCGGGACTGGAGACGCTGGACTCCGGACGCATCCGGATCGGCGACCGCGACGTCACCACCGTCGACCCCAAGGACCGCGACGTCGCGATGGTCTTCCAGAACTACGCGCTGTACCCGCACATGACCGTCGCGCAGAACATGGGGTTTGCCCTGAAGATCGCCAAGACACCGAAGGCCGAGATTCGCGACCGAGTCCTCGACGCGGCGAAACTGCTTGATCTGCAACCATATCTGGACCGCAAGCCCAAGGACCTCTCCGGCGGGCAACGCCAGCGGGTGGCGATGGGACGCGCGATCGTGCGCCGACCGCAGGTGTTCCTGATGGACGAGCCGCTGTCCAATCTCGACGCCAAACTGCGGGTGCAGACCCGCAACCAGATCGCAGCGCTGCAACGGCGGCTCGGCACCACCACCGTCTACGTCACCCACGACCAGGTGGAGGCGATGACCATGGGCGACCGCGTCGCCGTGCTGTGCGACGGCGTGCTGCAACAATTCGCCGCACCGCGCGAGCTGTACCGCAACCCCGTCAACATCTTCGTCGCGGGTTTCATCGGTTCGCCCGCGATGAACCTGTTCACCCTGCCGATCGTCGATTCCACGGTTTCGCTGGGGGATTGGCCCATCCCGTTACCACGGGAGCTGGCCGGCACCGCGAGTGAAGTCGTCGTCGGCGTCCGTCCCGAGCATTTCGAACTGGGCGCCCTGGGCGTCGAGATGGAGGTCGATGTGGTCGAGGAGCTCGGCGCGGACGCCTACATCTACGGCCGAATCACCGGCTCCGGCAAGGTCATCGACCAGCCCGTCGTCGCGCGCGCCGACGGGCGCCGACCACCGGAAAAGGGCAGCCGGGTCCGCCTGCACCCCGAACCGGGGCACCTGCATTTCTTCGATGTAGACGGCCAACGAATCTGCTGA
- a CDS encoding carbohydrate ABC transporter permease, with protein MASAERLFTRHVLRGVLVYTALIGIAWCWLFPIAWAVSGSLKREGEITEPRLFPAHPRWSNYTEVFSLLPFARMFFNTVLYAGCVTAGQVFFCSLAGYAFARLQFRGRDTLFVLYLGTLMVPLTVTVIPQFILMRTVGWVDTPWSMIVPGLFGGAFGTYLMRQFFRTLPTDLEEAAILDGCSPWQIYWRILLPHARPAVLVLAVLTWVNVWNDFLWPLLMLQRNSLATLTLGLVRLRGEYVARWPIIMAASMLIMLPLVIVYAVAQRSFVRGIAVTGLNG; from the coding sequence GTGGCCTCAGCTGAGCGCTTGTTCACGCGCCATGTCCTTCGTGGCGTGCTGGTCTATACCGCGTTGATCGGAATCGCGTGGTGCTGGTTGTTTCCGATCGCCTGGGCGGTGTCCGGCTCGTTGAAGAGGGAAGGCGAGATCACCGAGCCGAGACTGTTTCCCGCGCACCCGAGGTGGTCCAACTACACCGAGGTGTTCTCGTTGCTGCCCTTTGCGCGAATGTTCTTCAATACCGTGCTGTACGCCGGGTGCGTGACCGCGGGGCAAGTCTTCTTCTGCTCACTGGCCGGATACGCGTTCGCCCGGCTGCAATTTCGCGGTCGCGACACGCTGTTCGTGCTGTACCTGGGCACATTGATGGTGCCGCTGACCGTGACAGTGATCCCGCAGTTCATCTTGATGCGGACCGTCGGGTGGGTCGACACTCCGTGGTCGATGATCGTGCCCGGGTTATTCGGCGGCGCATTCGGCACCTACCTGATGCGGCAGTTCTTCCGTACCCTTCCGACGGACCTGGAGGAGGCGGCGATACTCGACGGTTGTTCGCCGTGGCAGATCTATTGGCGAATCCTGTTGCCGCATGCCCGGCCCGCGGTGTTGGTGCTGGCCGTACTCACCTGGGTCAACGTCTGGAACGACTTCCTGTGGCCGCTGCTGATGCTCCAGCGCAACAGCCTGGCCACGCTGACCCTCGGCCTGGTACGGCTCCGAGGCGAGTATGTCGCGCGATGGCCGATCATCATGGCGGCGTCGATGCTGATCATGCTGCCGTTGGTCATCGTCTACGCGGTCGCGCAGCGCTCGTTCGTCAGGGGTATCGCCGTCACGGGACTCAACGGATAG
- a CDS encoding carbohydrate ABC transporter permease: protein MTSVDTSPAPLTRKPAKGAGPWRRRARAGRLFVAPNLAAVAVFMLFPLGFSLYMSFQRWDVFTPPKFVGLKNFQDLFTSDPLFLIAIRNTVIFTLGTVVPTIVVSLVVAGVLNRKVRGIGIFRTVVFLPLAISSVVMAVVWQFVFNTDNGLLNIMLGWVGIGPVPWLVEPRWAMASLCIVSVWRSVPFATVILLAAMQGVPETVYEAARIDGAGEIRQFVSITVPLIRGSISFVGVISIIHAFQAFDMVYVLNGANGGPETATYVLGIMLFQHAFSFLEFGYASALAWVMFAILLVLTVLQLRITGQRSWETSRGLS, encoded by the coding sequence ATGACATCCGTCGACACCAGCCCGGCACCCCTCACCCGCAAACCCGCCAAGGGCGCGGGCCCCTGGCGACGGCGGGCCCGCGCCGGCCGCCTTTTCGTGGCGCCCAACCTGGCCGCCGTCGCGGTGTTCATGCTTTTCCCGCTCGGATTCTCGCTGTACATGAGCTTCCAGCGCTGGGACGTCTTCACGCCGCCGAAGTTCGTGGGCCTCAAGAACTTCCAAGACCTGTTCACCTCGGATCCGCTTTTTCTCATCGCCATCCGCAACACCGTCATCTTCACCCTGGGAACGGTCGTGCCGACCATCGTCGTCAGCCTCGTGGTGGCCGGCGTGCTGAACCGGAAGGTCAGGGGAATCGGCATCTTCCGCACCGTTGTCTTTCTGCCGCTGGCCATCTCGTCGGTGGTGATGGCGGTCGTATGGCAGTTCGTCTTCAACACCGACAACGGGTTGCTCAACATCATGCTGGGTTGGGTCGGGATCGGCCCGGTCCCGTGGCTGGTCGAGCCCCGATGGGCCATGGCCTCGCTGTGCATCGTCAGTGTCTGGCGCAGCGTGCCGTTCGCCACCGTCATCCTGCTCGCGGCGATGCAGGGGGTTCCCGAGACCGTCTACGAGGCGGCCCGAATCGACGGGGCGGGCGAGATACGTCAGTTCGTGTCCATCACGGTGCCCTTGATCCGGGGGTCGATATCATTCGTGGGCGTCATCTCGATCATCCACGCGTTCCAGGCTTTCGACATGGTGTACGTCCTCAACGGAGCCAACGGCGGGCCCGAAACCGCCACGTATGTGTTGGGCATCATGCTGTTCCAGCATGCGTTCTCCTTCCTGGAATTCGGGTACGCGTCCGCGCTGGCGTGGGTCATGTTCGCCATCTTGCTGGTGTTGACCGTGCTGCAGCTGCGCATCACCGGCCAACGGTCTTGGGAGACGTCTCGTGGCCTCAGCTGA
- a CDS encoding ABC transporter substrate-binding protein, whose product MLDKPFGRRGLLRGAGALTAASLAPWAAGCAPEEDALTFFFAANPDERDVRIRIVDEFQRRHPDIKVRPVLSAPGVMQQLSTFCAGGKCPDVLMAWDLTYAELAARDVLLDLNTMLAGDRGFAAELKSDGIGALYDSFAFNGGQYALPEQWSGNYLFYNKRLFAEAGVPPPPRTWQQSWSFTDFLNTATALTKRDRSGRVTQWGFVNIFVSYYSAGLFAMNNGVPWATPLKNPAHFNFGDDAFIEAVQFYADLANKHKVAPNASEVQSMSTPDLFASGRAAMAMGGHWRYQTFIRADGLDFDVTSLPVGPRRLRQPAHSNIGSTGLAISASSPRREQAWEFVKFATGPVGQGLIGESSLFVPVLQSALNSPGFAKAHRNVGNLAVLTQGPEYSEGLPVTPAWEKVVALMDRSFGPVLRGSRPATSLVSLSPAIDEVLRTP is encoded by the coding sequence ATGCTCGATAAGCCGTTCGGGCGGCGCGGTCTGCTGCGCGGTGCCGGCGCGCTCACCGCGGCATCGCTGGCGCCGTGGGCAGCCGGCTGCGCTCCCGAAGAAGACGCGCTGACGTTCTTCTTCGCGGCCAACCCCGACGAACGCGACGTCCGGATCCGCATCGTCGACGAGTTCCAGCGCCGCCATCCCGACATCAAGGTCCGCCCGGTGCTTTCGGCGCCGGGCGTGATGCAGCAGCTGTCGACGTTCTGCGCCGGTGGCAAGTGCCCGGACGTGTTGATGGCGTGGGATCTGACCTACGCCGAGTTGGCTGCCCGCGACGTGCTGCTGGACCTCAACACGATGCTGGCCGGCGATCGGGGCTTCGCGGCCGAGCTGAAGTCGGACGGCATCGGGGCGCTGTATGACAGCTTCGCCTTCAACGGCGGCCAATACGCCCTCCCGGAGCAGTGGTCCGGAAACTACCTGTTCTACAACAAGCGGCTGTTCGCCGAGGCCGGCGTGCCGCCCCCGCCCCGAACGTGGCAGCAGTCGTGGAGTTTCACGGACTTCCTGAACACCGCCACCGCCCTCACCAAGCGGGACCGTTCCGGGCGCGTTACCCAATGGGGTTTCGTCAACATCTTTGTTTCGTACTATTCGGCAGGCCTGTTCGCGATGAACAACGGCGTGCCGTGGGCCACCCCGCTGAAGAACCCGGCCCACTTCAACTTCGGCGACGACGCCTTCATCGAGGCGGTGCAGTTCTATGCCGACCTGGCCAACAAGCACAAGGTCGCGCCCAACGCGTCCGAGGTTCAATCGATGTCCACGCCCGACCTCTTCGCGTCGGGCAGGGCGGCGATGGCGATGGGCGGCCACTGGCGCTACCAGACCTTCATCCGGGCCGACGGCCTGGATTTCGACGTCACCTCGTTGCCGGTGGGTCCGCGCCGGCTGCGGCAGCCCGCCCATTCCAACATCGGTTCCACCGGACTGGCCATCTCCGCGAGCAGTCCGCGCAGGGAGCAGGCATGGGAATTCGTGAAATTCGCGACGGGCCCCGTCGGTCAGGGGTTGATCGGTGAATCCAGCCTTTTCGTGCCGGTGCTGCAATCCGCCCTCAATTCGCCAGGATTCGCGAAGGCCCACCGGAACGTCGGCAACCTCGCCGTCCTCACCCAAGGACCCGAATACTCCGAAGGCCTGCCGGTCACCCCGGCGTGGGAGAAGGTCGTGGCGCTGATGGACCGCAGCTTCGGGCCGGTGTTGCGTGGGTCGCGGCCCGCGACATCCCTGGTCTCCCTTTCACCCGCCATCGACGAGGTGCTGCGCACCCCATGA
- a CDS encoding sigma-70 family RNA polymerase sigma factor, with amino-acid sequence MTAPKNLADLAQRFDADRRHLRSVAFQLLGSAADADDAVQSAWLKASRADFGAVDNITGWFTTITAREALDQLRVRKRRAEQPLTATDELDRLTATVSAADEDTLLTESVSNALLVVLGRLSPAQRVAFVLHDVFAVPFEKIAGVLDRSPEAAKKLASRARGRLQADPVGAPERAAKHLEIVEAFLAAARGGDIAALLELLAPDVVRTVDRALVPDDVPTELRGAKRVAEETRRFTQRARAGAVVLIDGAPGVVLAPQGRAQALLLVAVGADDRIHAIDIVGDADRIDRAVVALPRWPIQQHHSRIGYQGHQTPPAGRPAAGREREHHAR; translated from the coding sequence ATGACCGCCCCGAAGAACTTGGCCGACCTCGCGCAGCGTTTCGACGCGGACCGGCGACACCTGAGATCCGTCGCGTTCCAACTGCTGGGCTCGGCCGCCGACGCCGACGACGCCGTTCAGTCGGCATGGCTCAAGGCCAGCCGCGCGGATTTCGGCGCGGTCGACAACATCACCGGCTGGTTCACCACGATCACCGCCCGCGAGGCGCTCGATCAGCTCCGGGTGCGCAAGAGGCGTGCCGAACAACCGCTCACCGCCACCGACGAACTGGACCGGCTCACCGCGACCGTGTCGGCGGCGGACGAGGACACGCTCCTGACGGAGTCGGTGAGCAACGCGCTGCTCGTGGTGCTCGGCCGGCTCTCACCGGCGCAGCGCGTCGCGTTCGTGCTGCACGACGTGTTCGCGGTGCCGTTCGAGAAGATCGCCGGTGTGCTGGACCGGTCGCCGGAAGCCGCGAAGAAGCTGGCAAGCCGGGCGCGTGGGCGGCTGCAGGCCGACCCCGTCGGCGCACCCGAGCGCGCCGCGAAGCACCTCGAGATCGTCGAGGCGTTTCTCGCGGCGGCGCGTGGCGGTGACATCGCCGCGCTGCTCGAGCTGCTTGCACCGGACGTGGTCCGCACGGTGGATCGGGCGCTGGTCCCCGACGACGTGCCGACCGAGCTGCGCGGCGCCAAGCGGGTCGCGGAGGAGACCCGCCGGTTCACTCAGCGGGCGCGCGCGGGCGCGGTCGTGCTCATCGACGGGGCACCCGGCGTCGTCCTCGCGCCGCAGGGGCGCGCTCAGGCGCTGTTGCTGGTCGCCGTCGGAGCCGATGACCGCATCCACGCAATCGACATCGTCGGGGATGCCGACCGCATCGACAGGGCCGTGGTGGCGCTGCCGCGTTGGCCAATCCAGCAACACCACAGCCGCATCGGGTACCAAGGACATCAGACACCGCCGGCCGGGCGGCCGGCAGCGGGGCGAGAACGGGAGCACCATGCTCGATAA
- a CDS encoding DoxX family protein → MNTAYIVVTLATAAITAGIAVADLIPAGFVLANSAEVGVPRSWLPALGAVKLAGAAGLVVGLVGLPALGIAAASGLVLFFVGAVVTHLRAHVLYNIAFPGAYLCMSVGSLALLVLR, encoded by the coding sequence ATGAACACCGCATACATCGTGGTCACGTTGGCCACCGCGGCCATCACCGCCGGGATCGCGGTTGCCGATCTCATCCCGGCGGGGTTCGTCCTGGCGAATTCGGCCGAGGTCGGGGTGCCGCGTTCGTGGTTGCCGGCGCTGGGCGCGGTCAAACTGGCCGGCGCAGCCGGGCTGGTCGTGGGCCTGGTGGGCCTGCCGGCGTTGGGAATCGCGGCCGCCTCCGGCCTAGTGCTGTTCTTCGTCGGTGCGGTCGTGACACACCTGCGGGCCCACGTGCTGTACAACATCGCGTTTCCAGGGGCATACCTCTGCATGTCGGTGGGGTCACTGGCGTTGCTGGTGCTGCGTTGA